Proteins found in one Panthera tigris isolate Pti1 chromosome B3, P.tigris_Pti1_mat1.1, whole genome shotgun sequence genomic segment:
- the LOC122239403 gene encoding uncharacterized protein LOC122239403 yields the protein MRTPHYGWGSKTVAAGCVLRPQGERQMWAAPPQPAFGSHWKSIHTGFCGLQTTLTLAPAGTLMRPIFLVGQPGKLSLLLVIANPFPVGGADFEQRPLCEWLWGREMGEHRISNMRNGDPDHFLFLPGEHEMKTTSSETSKWSQASPAWTCGPPDQRDSRRAIKGSRAGCEHASLLWPYPARPGIAGHGISTFSRSCRKSSLCRRKLVSLPLGGERKWPYPSLPNPLPPPSRPVLNRACPPKLAFSLFQPTTPIPRAETESEGRPQGPCRSRARGCRCPPALPGSGDTGLQLPACGFFTHSVFCQLLGRCLHGLFSL from the coding sequence ATGAGGACCCCACACTATGGGTGGGGAAGCAAGACAGTGGCGGCAGGGTGTGTGCTGAGGccgcagggagagaggcagatgtGGGCTGCCCCCCCACAGCCCGCCTTCGGCTCACACTGGAAATCCATTCACACTGGCTTCTGCGGCCTGCAAACCACACTCACCCTGGCTCCTGCCGGAACCCTGATGCGTCCCATATTTCTGGTCGGACAGCCAGGAAAACTCAGTCTCCTCCTTGTGATCGCCAATCCGTTTCCCGTTGGAGGAGCTGACTTTGAACAAAGACCCCTTTGTGAGTGGCTTTGGGGCAGGGAGATGGGAGAACATCGCATAAGTAATATGCGAAACGGCGACCCCGATCATTTTTTGTTCCTCCCTGGTGAACATGAAATGAAAACCACTTCTTCGGAGACGAGCAAGTGGAGCCAAGCTTCTCCGGCCTGGACATGTGGGCCTCCGGACCAGAGGGACAGCCGCCGTGCCATCAAGGGCAGCAGGGCTGGCTGCGAGCACGCCAGCCTGCTGTGGCCCTACCCCGCCAGGCCAGGCATCGCAGGGCATGGCATTAGTACATTTTCCCGCAGCTGCAGGAAGTCCAGCTTGTGCAGGAGGAAACTTGTTTCTTTACCAttaggaggggaaagaaaatggcCATATCCCTCCCTTCCcaaccccctgcctcccccctcccgccccgttCTCAACCGTGCATGTCCTCCCAAGCTTGCCTTCAGTCTCTTCCAGCCGACGACACCAATACCGCgggcagagacagagtcagagggCCGGCCCCAGGGCCCCTGCAGGAGCCGGGCCCGGGGCTGCCGctgtcctcctgccctccccgGCTCCGGGGACACTGGCCTCCAGCTCCCTGCCTGCGGTTTCTTCACACACTCTGTATTCTGTCAGCTGCTTGGCCGGTGCCTCcatggcctcttctctctctag